One genomic window of Halolamina sediminis includes the following:
- a CDS encoding transcription initiation factor IIB, protein MSDKVQAYTSERAEAAQSDEETEEEQESVDELQCPECGGSLATDTEHGETVCQDCGLVVDEDSIDHGPEWRAFDSREKDEKSRVGAPTTNMMHDKGLSTNIGWQDKDAYGNQLSASQRQKMQRLRTWNERFRTRDSKERNLKQALGEIDRMASALGLPENVRETASVIYRRALSEDLLPGRSIEGVSTASLYAAARKAGTPRSLDEISAVSRVEKDEIARTYRYVVRELKLEIQPADPEQYVPRFASDLGLSDEAERRARQLLQTAKEQEVHSGKSPVGLAAAAVYAASLLTNEKVTQSEVSEVANISEVTIRNRYHELLEAEESIHMP, encoded by the coding sequence ATGAGCGACAAAGTACAAGCGTACACCAGTGAGCGTGCCGAGGCCGCACAGAGCGACGAAGAGACCGAAGAGGAGCAGGAGTCCGTCGACGAGCTACAGTGCCCCGAGTGCGGCGGCAGCCTCGCGACCGACACCGAACACGGCGAGACGGTCTGTCAGGACTGCGGTCTCGTGGTCGACGAGGACAGCATCGACCACGGCCCCGAGTGGCGCGCGTTCGACTCCCGCGAAAAGGACGAGAAGTCCCGCGTCGGCGCCCCGACGACGAACATGATGCACGACAAGGGGCTGTCGACCAACATCGGCTGGCAGGACAAGGACGCCTACGGCAACCAGCTTTCCGCCAGCCAGCGACAGAAGATGCAGCGGCTCCGGACCTGGAACGAGCGGTTCCGGACTCGTGACTCCAAGGAGCGCAACCTCAAGCAGGCCCTCGGCGAGATCGACCGCATGGCCTCGGCGCTCGGCCTCCCGGAGAACGTCCGCGAGACCGCCTCCGTCATCTACCGACGTGCGCTCTCGGAGGATCTCCTGCCGGGACGCTCGATCGAGGGCGTCTCGACGGCCAGCCTCTACGCCGCCGCCCGGAAAGCCGGCACGCCGCGAAGCCTCGACGAGATCTCTGCCGTCTCCCGCGTCGAGAAGGACGAGATCGCCCGAACCTACCGCTACGTGGTCCGCGAACTGAAGCTGGAGATCCAGCCCGCCGACCCCGAGCAGTACGTCCCCCGGTTCGCGAGCGACCTCGGTCTCTCCGACGAGGCCGAGCGCCGCGCGCGCCAGCTCCTGCAGACCGCAAAAGAGCAGGAGGTCCACTCGGGCAAGTCGCCGGTCGGCCTCGCGGCCGCCGCCGTCTACGCCGCCTCGCTGCTCACCAACGAGAAGGTGACCCAGTCCGAGGTCAGCGAGGTCGCGAACATCAGCGAAGTCACGATCCGCAACCGCTACCACGAGCTGCTGGAGGCCGAAGAGAGCATCCACATGCCCTGA